The Crocinitomicaceae bacterium genome includes a region encoding these proteins:
- a CDS encoding FAD-dependent oxidoreductase translates to MTKKKVAVIGAGPAGMTAAYQLAKAGYPVDVYEASNQVGGLSKTIDLWNQKVDLGPHRFFSNDNKINKVWLEVVGKDYRMVDRLTRIYYKKKFYYYPLKPFDALFKLGIGTAFLCVLSYFRQRIAPVKQNGSFETWVTARFGHKLYSIFFKTYSEKLWGISCQDLDEDFAAQRIKKLSLFEAVKNALFKSKKNKHKTLVDQFAYPIGGTGMVYDRMKNFVEQNGGKVFLQTPVKRVVKDQETVTGIELQDGSYLAYDHVISSMPITHLVKNLDQVPQEIIEANAQLKFRNTILVYLKINGEKVFPDNWLYVHASDLEMGRVTNFSNWVPEINNGEKSTIVVLEYWSYDEDAIWSKTDADLITLASSEMKKTGLVQGMEITAGHVVKLPRCYPVYQRGYKEPLKKVENYLSGINHLSVIGRYGAFKYNNQDHSILMGVLAAENIIDGKNNNLWSINTDYEEYQEKSTITAAGLSLES, encoded by the coding sequence TTGACTAAAAAGAAAGTTGCCGTAATTGGAGCAGGTCCTGCCGGTATGACAGCCGCGTATCAGCTTGCAAAAGCAGGATATCCCGTGGATGTCTACGAAGCATCTAACCAAGTTGGAGGTTTATCAAAAACTATTGATTTATGGAACCAAAAAGTTGATTTGGGGCCACATCGTTTTTTTTCAAATGACAATAAAATAAATAAAGTTTGGCTTGAAGTAGTTGGTAAAGATTACCGCATGGTAGACAGACTTACCCGCATCTATTACAAGAAAAAATTTTATTATTATCCGCTCAAACCTTTTGATGCACTTTTTAAGTTAGGTATTGGAACTGCATTTCTTTGTGTATTGAGTTATTTCAGACAGCGTATTGCACCGGTTAAACAGAATGGCTCATTTGAAACATGGGTAACGGCACGTTTCGGTCATAAACTCTATTCCATTTTTTTTAAAACGTATAGTGAAAAATTGTGGGGAATATCTTGCCAAGATCTTGATGAGGATTTTGCTGCACAGCGAATTAAAAAACTTTCACTGTTTGAAGCGGTGAAAAATGCCTTGTTTAAATCAAAAAAAAACAAGCACAAAACATTGGTTGATCAATTTGCCTATCCAATTGGTGGCACAGGCATGGTGTATGATCGCATGAAGAACTTTGTTGAACAAAATGGAGGGAAAGTTTTTTTACAAACTCCTGTTAAACGCGTTGTGAAGGATCAAGAAACTGTCACCGGCATTGAATTGCAAGACGGATCTTATCTCGCCTATGATCATGTTATTTCATCAATGCCGATCACGCATCTGGTTAAAAATCTAGATCAAGTTCCACAAGAAATTATTGAGGCAAATGCACAATTAAAATTCAGAAATACCATTTTAGTTTATTTGAAAATTAATGGTGAAAAAGTTTTTCCTGATAATTGGTTGTATGTGCATGCATCAGATCTTGAAATGGGCAGAGTTACCAATTTCAGCAATTGGGTACCTGAAATAAATAATGGAGAAAAATCAACCATTGTTGTGCTGGAATACTGGAGTTATGATGAAGATGCCATTTGGTCAAAAACAGATGCGGATTTAATCACGCTGGCAAGTTCAGAAATGAAAAAAACAGGTCTTGTACAAGGCATGGAAATTACAGCGGGACACGTTGTTAAATTGCCTCGTTGTTACCCGGTATATCAAAGAGGATACAAAGAACCGTTGAAAAAAGTTGAGAATTATTTGTCCGGTATTAATCATCTCTCAGTCATTGGACGATACGGAGCATTCAAATACAATAATCAAGATCATAGTATTCTCATGGGAGTGCTGGCAGCTGAAAATATCATTGACGGAAAAAATAACAATCTCTGGTCAATCAATACTGACTATGAAGAATATCAAGAAAAATCTACCATCACAGCTGCCGGATTAAGTCTGGAGTCATGA
- a CDS encoding CoA transferase subunit B, protein MALDKVGIAKRIAQELRDGWYVNLGIGIPTLVANYVPEGIAVEFQSENGILGMGPFPFEGEEDADMINAGKQTVTLKKGASIFDSATSFAMIRGQHVQLTVLGAMEVAQNGDIANWKIPGKMVKGMGGAMDLVASAENIIVAMMHTNTKGESKLLKKCSLPLTGVGCVTRVVTDLAVLEIKDNKFHLIERAPGVSVEEIQKATEGDLVVPSNVPEMKI, encoded by the coding sequence ATGGCTTTAGATAAAGTAGGAATTGCAAAACGAATTGCGCAGGAATTGCGTGATGGTTGGTATGTAAATCTTGGAATTGGCATTCCTACACTGGTTGCCAACTATGTTCCTGAGGGAATTGCAGTGGAATTTCAATCAGAGAATGGAATACTTGGTATGGGGCCTTTTCCGTTTGAAGGAGAAGAAGATGCCGACATGATTAATGCCGGAAAGCAAACAGTCACGTTGAAAAAAGGTGCGTCCATTTTTGATTCTGCCACCTCGTTTGCCATGATTCGCGGGCAACACGTACAACTCACAGTATTAGGGGCTATGGAAGTAGCTCAGAATGGAGATATAGCCAACTGGAAAATTCCGGGTAAAATGGTAAAAGGTATGGGAGGAGCAATGGATTTGGTTGCATCGGCAGAAAATATTATCGTTGCCATGATGCACACCAATACCAAAGGAGAATCTAAATTGCTGAAAAAATGCAGTCTTCCGTTAACGGGTGTCGGATGCGTTACTCGTGTGGTAACTGATTTGGCTGTGCTTGAAATTAAAGACAATAAATTTCATCTTATTGAACGTGCTCCTGGCGTTAGTGTAGAAGAAATTCAAAAAGCAACTGAAGGTGATTTAGTTGTTCCATCCAATGTTCCTGAAATGAAAATTTAA
- a CDS encoding CoA transferase subunit A, translated as MNKVVKNAEEACSGIQDGMTLMLGGFGLCGIPENSIAQLVKMGVKNLTCISNNAGVDDFGLGLLLQTKQIKKMISSYVGENDEFERQMLSGELEVDLIPQGSLAERCRAGGAGIPAFYTPAGYGTEVAQGKEVKIFNGKPHILETALTADFAIVKAWKGDTEGNLIFKGTARNFNPMMAMAGRITIAEVEELVPAGELDPNYIHTPGIFVQRIFKGNSFEKRIEQRTVRKK; from the coding sequence ATGAATAAAGTAGTAAAAAATGCCGAAGAAGCTTGCTCTGGTATTCAGGATGGAATGACGCTCATGCTGGGCGGTTTTGGATTGTGTGGTATTCCTGAAAACAGCATTGCTCAATTGGTAAAAATGGGAGTAAAAAATCTAACTTGCATTTCAAACAACGCCGGTGTAGATGATTTTGGATTAGGTCTTTTATTACAGACTAAACAAATAAAAAAAATGATCTCATCCTACGTGGGTGAGAATGATGAATTTGAGCGTCAGATGTTGAGTGGTGAATTAGAAGTCGATCTCATTCCGCAGGGTTCGTTGGCTGAAAGATGTCGTGCTGGCGGTGCCGGCATTCCGGCTTTTTATACCCCGGCAGGATATGGAACCGAAGTAGCTCAAGGTAAAGAAGTGAAAATTTTCAACGGCAAACCTCACATTCTGGAAACCGCTTTGACAGCAGATTTTGCCATCGTAAAAGCATGGAAAGGTGACACGGAAGGAAATTTAATTTTCAAAGGAACCGCCCGTAATTTTAATCCCATGATGGCCATGGCCGGCAGAATAACCATTGCAGAAGTAGAAGAGTTAGTACCCGCCGGAGAACTTGACCCAAATTACATTCATACCCCTGGCATTTTTGTTCAACGCATTTTTAAAGGAAACTCTTTTGAAAAACGAATTGAACAACGCACAGTAAGAAAAAAATAA
- a CDS encoding transglycosylase domain-containing protein has translation MKKIIIITTWVLAFAPLFLIIFMLMKANGHVPDSQALANPPDKQASIIYSSDGVEMGRFWSVNRKSIDYNQISPFVISALIATEDERFYKHAGVDFWGIGRAISGAATGSESGGASTITQQLAKLLYTLEDTARGGIARDKWERLDQKFGENILAVRLERQYTKEEIITMYLNNFDFLYNAVGISSAAQVYFNTTPDSLKMEEAAMLVGMCKNPGMYNPLKFQFKKYDDTPEGKDQYELDSTRAYQRRNTVLYQWLKNSEDGNEALSVKINRNQYDSLCALPIVVDYQIVDHKEGIAPHFREVLRGELQNRFAEKNDDGTYKYHKADGSPYDIYRDGLRIYTTIDSRMQEYAEYAVQEHMETTLQAEFDKNNKRYKERSPFSPSVANEKVTDEQIDAIMQKGMRNSERYQNALDEGLSEAQIEKMFNTPVAMRVFAYTGDFDTVMTPMDSIRYYKGILQAGLMSMDPTTGFVKAWVGGPDFNHFTYDHVKQAHRQVGSTIKPFVYAAAIYLGAITPCEAFIDMDYCIDVPVSASKFKAWCPATGTKNSGQLITAECGLAGSLNNITVAVMKKMGPTAGPQAMNKLLKNVGIELKPEEVVPAMCLGPMDLSLYTMVGAHSTWANKGIYIKPIYIMRVEDRNGNVIIDLEYDIREAMPEHLAYTMVTMMKKVVTSAYNPYNGQGYGTSGSLRGSSPWGGITAPTAGKTGTTNSAADGWFIGLTPDLVTGVWVGADDKQVHFATYPWGQGARMALPIYGYYMQKVYGDKSLGISKDDFDVPAQYDNSVFNCTKEENVVSPL, from the coding sequence ATGAAAAAAATTATCATAATCACCACATGGGTACTGGCTTTTGCGCCTTTATTTCTTATCATATTCATGTTGATGAAGGCCAATGGACACGTTCCGGATTCTCAGGCGCTGGCAAATCCGCCGGACAAACAAGCGTCTATCATCTATTCATCAGACGGTGTTGAGATGGGACGCTTTTGGAGCGTGAACAGAAAAAGTATTGATTACAATCAAATTTCTCCCTTTGTTATATCAGCTCTCATTGCAACTGAAGATGAGCGTTTTTACAAACATGCCGGGGTAGATTTCTGGGGAATTGGGCGCGCAATTTCAGGCGCCGCTACCGGATCAGAAAGTGGTGGTGCATCTACTATTACCCAACAGCTTGCTAAATTATTGTATACACTTGAAGACACAGCCCGTGGTGGTATTGCACGAGATAAATGGGAACGACTGGATCAGAAATTCGGTGAAAACATTCTGGCCGTGCGTCTTGAAAGACAATATACCAAAGAAGAAATCATCACCATGTACCTTAACAATTTTGATTTTCTCTATAACGCCGTGGGTATATCTTCAGCAGCACAAGTTTATTTTAATACCACGCCTGATAGTTTAAAAATGGAAGAGGCAGCCATGCTTGTTGGTATGTGCAAAAATCCGGGCATGTATAATCCACTCAAATTTCAATTTAAAAAATATGATGACACCCCTGAGGGAAAAGATCAATATGAATTGGATAGTACCCGTGCTTATCAGCGCAGAAATACTGTCCTATATCAATGGTTGAAAAATAGTGAGGATGGCAATGAAGCGCTTTCGGTAAAAATTAATCGCAATCAATATGATTCTCTTTGTGCCTTGCCTATTGTAGTAGATTACCAGATTGTTGACCACAAAGAAGGTATTGCTCCGCATTTCAGAGAAGTATTACGTGGTGAATTACAAAATCGTTTTGCTGAAAAAAATGATGACGGTACCTATAAATATCATAAAGCAGATGGATCGCCTTATGACATTTATCGTGATGGTTTGAGAATTTATACCACCATTGATTCACGCATGCAAGAGTATGCTGAATACGCCGTGCAAGAACACATGGAAACTACGCTTCAAGCTGAGTTTGATAAAAATAATAAACGGTATAAAGAGCGCTCACCTTTTAGTCCAAGTGTTGCCAACGAAAAAGTAACTGATGAACAAATTGATGCCATCATGCAAAAAGGTATGCGCAATTCTGAGCGTTATCAAAATGCCTTGGATGAAGGATTGTCTGAAGCTCAAATTGAAAAAATGTTCAATACACCGGTTGCCATGCGCGTGTTTGCTTATACCGGAGATTTTGATACCGTGATGACTCCTATGGATTCTATCAGATATTATAAAGGAATTTTACAAGCCGGTTTAATGTCTATGGATCCAACAACAGGCTTTGTTAAGGCATGGGTTGGTGGTCCTGATTTTAATCACTTCACCTATGACCACGTAAAACAAGCGCACCGTCAGGTTGGTTCTACCATTAAACCATTTGTATATGCTGCCGCCATTTATTTAGGTGCAATCACGCCTTGTGAAGCATTTATTGATATGGATTATTGTATTGATGTACCCGTAAGCGCCTCAAAATTTAAAGCATGGTGCCCGGCAACCGGAACAAAAAATTCAGGACAACTCATCACCGCTGAATGCGGTTTGGCAGGATCATTAAATAATATCACCGTTGCCGTGATGAAAAAAATGGGGCCTACAGCCGGTCCGCAGGCCATGAATAAATTATTAAAAAATGTTGGTATAGAATTAAAACCTGAAGAAGTTGTACCGGCCATGTGTTTAGGGCCAATGGATTTATCATTATACACCATGGTTGGCGCACACAGCACTTGGGCAAACAAAGGAATTTACATCAAGCCCATTTATATAATGCGTGTTGAAGACAGAAACGGAAACGTGATTATTGATCTGGAATATGACATACGTGAAGCAATGCCTGAACATCTTGCCTACACCATGGTAACGATGATGAAAAAAGTAGTTACCTCTGCATATAATCCCTATAACGGACAAGGTTATGGTACCTCAGGTAGTTTGCGCGGTTCATCACCATGGGGCGGCATTACGGCACCAACTGCGGGTAAAACAGGTACAACCAATAGCGCTGCCGATGGTTGGTTTATTGGTCTCACACCTGATTTGGTAACCGGCGTATGGGTTGGTGCTGATGACAAACAAGTTCACTTTGCTACATATCCTTGGGGGCAGGGTGCTCGCATGGCTTTGCCAATTTACGGTTACTATATGCAAAAAGTATATGGTGATAAATCGTTAGGTATTTCAAAAGATGATTTTGATGTGCCGGCACAATACGACAACTCAGTTTTTAATTGTACTAAAGAAGAAAATGTTGTTTCACCTCTTTAG
- a CDS encoding CotH kinase family protein: MLLLSAVRYILPFFMVCLLWSCHSKVNNETDADPKRFFCGGENLIYEGRDPFFDDGYGKFVGGGLQVKDTVFEGEYAIRLDSLNPYGLPLTLTNIPEGTYFTTSVWIKEEKSNATIIAVTTGRTNYTLNTTAIHQTEKKDGWVKYVMNFGIEVPVDSIKFFLFSGGHLAYFDNFEILQYKQRPPLPDSLSQQALRLYIPDSAYTILKEYKRKALTQITITDDLKNYVNGFILEDNDSIPIEIRLKGDWTDHLENGKTSYRIKTDEAYRGLTTFSIQHPQTRNYMHEWFMHRLFDMEGLLSTRYEFVPVEINGVNQGIYALEEHFDKQLLESRQKREGPIIKMDETGFWALLATGMKDSLDGSYPYFEASKITCFKEGRTEKSEVLSQQFQNASELLYLYKNRFTHPEQLLDLKLTAKYYAMMDLGNINHASVWHNVRFYYNPVTTKLELIGFDMIPAILPMNEVIGYNRLKRLDYFNSREHAVDFLLFQNEEFNLYYMNYIKQFSSPYYLDSIFNFLNNEMQTQQDILSHEFPNFIFDKEFYYDKAEQIRLRIDSMEFEWNNFIAHRGSSPSLLTTSPEYNELDFPFLVEGISLNAYRKEIDSTHFILQLENFHLSDMTLIGYSTKAGNDTIFPFHEQIMLKQFDGKQAAYTEIILPKKPNKVHFMVKNVPGITYTTKVFNWARPTGNHPRIELENKFKTTSSLYHIVDDTLFIHKGKHVLDELILIPSNYVVIVEPGAEIDMVNSAGIIINNSVSIGSSKGEEVTIYSSDSSSQGIVILQAADVKIENTQFNYLGNLNYKGWILTGAISIYEGHTTMSKVEISHNQCEDALNIIRGDFVIDELDIHHTQADGFDADFCTGSLTNSTFAKTGNDCIDFSGSEIRITDITINHAGDKGISCGELSSLILENISIDGALTAVASKDGSTLSGNNITAKNCKTGLALYRKKPEYPAAWMKLTTCQYENITTKALIERGGLLEYNGAHYFGYNIFDIDAMYAQWEK, translated from the coding sequence ATGTTACTATTATCTGCTGTAAGATACATTTTGCCTTTTTTCATGGTTTGCCTTTTATGGAGTTGTCATAGCAAGGTGAATAATGAAACAGACGCTGACCCGAAACGCTTTTTTTGCGGCGGTGAAAATTTAATCTATGAAGGGCGAGATCCTTTTTTTGATGATGGTTATGGAAAATTCGTTGGTGGAGGACTACAGGTTAAGGATACAGTTTTTGAAGGAGAGTATGCAATACGGTTAGATTCATTGAATCCATACGGGCTTCCTTTAACGCTAACTAATATACCTGAAGGAACCTATTTCACTACCAGTGTTTGGATAAAGGAAGAAAAAAGCAATGCTACAATCATAGCAGTTACAACCGGACGCACCAATTACACATTAAATACAACGGCTATTCATCAAACTGAAAAAAAAGACGGCTGGGTAAAATACGTGATGAATTTTGGAATTGAGGTTCCGGTAGATTCCATTAAATTTTTTCTTTTCTCAGGCGGACATCTTGCCTATTTTGACAATTTTGAAATTCTTCAATATAAGCAACGCCCACCATTACCAGATTCACTAAGTCAACAGGCTTTGAGGTTGTATATTCCTGATTCAGCTTACACCATTTTGAAAGAGTATAAACGAAAAGCATTGACTCAAATTACCATCACCGATGATTTAAAAAATTATGTCAACGGGTTTATTTTAGAAGACAACGATAGTATACCTATTGAAATAAGACTAAAAGGTGATTGGACAGATCATTTGGAAAATGGAAAAACATCTTACAGAATTAAAACAGATGAAGCCTATCGTGGATTAACCACCTTTTCAATACAACACCCGCAAACACGTAACTATATGCATGAGTGGTTTATGCATCGTTTGTTTGATATGGAAGGATTGTTGTCAACGCGCTATGAATTTGTACCGGTAGAAATAAATGGAGTAAACCAAGGAATTTATGCCTTAGAAGAACATTTTGATAAACAACTTTTAGAAAGCCGTCAAAAAAGAGAAGGACCAATTATTAAAATGGATGAAACCGGATTTTGGGCACTGCTTGCTACCGGCATGAAAGATAGTTTAGACGGAAGTTACCCATATTTTGAAGCTTCAAAAATTACCTGCTTTAAAGAGGGTAGAACAGAAAAATCAGAAGTATTGTCACAGCAATTTCAAAACGCAAGTGAACTGCTTTATTTGTACAAAAACAGATTCACCCACCCTGAACAATTACTTGATCTGAAACTTACCGCAAAGTATTATGCGATGATGGATTTGGGGAATATTAATCATGCGAGTGTTTGGCACAATGTGAGATTTTATTATAACCCGGTTACCACCAAATTAGAACTGATTGGGTTTGACATGATACCGGCAATACTCCCAATGAACGAGGTAATAGGTTACAACCGGCTTAAGCGACTGGATTATTTTAACTCACGTGAACATGCTGTAGATTTTTTGTTGTTCCAGAATGAAGAGTTCAATTTGTATTACATGAACTACATAAAGCAATTTAGTTCACCATATTATCTTGACAGTATTTTCAATTTCCTGAATAATGAAATGCAGACACAACAGGATATTTTGTCGCATGAATTTCCGAATTTCATTTTTGATAAAGAATTCTATTACGATAAAGCAGAACAAATTAGATTGCGCATTGACTCTATGGAGTTTGAATGGAACAATTTTATAGCTCACAGGGGCTCTTCTCCTTCATTGTTGACTACCTCACCTGAATATAATGAATTAGATTTTCCTTTTCTTGTTGAGGGCATTTCTCTCAATGCCTACCGAAAAGAAATAGACTCAACTCATTTTATATTGCAGCTTGAAAATTTTCATTTGTCAGATATGACATTGATAGGCTATTCAACCAAAGCAGGCAATGATACAATTTTTCCTTTTCATGAACAGATTATGCTCAAGCAATTTGATGGTAAACAAGCGGCTTATACAGAAATTATTTTGCCCAAAAAACCAAACAAAGTTCACTTCATGGTGAAGAATGTGCCCGGCATAACGTATACAACTAAAGTCTTTAACTGGGCGCGTCCAACAGGTAATCATCCGCGGATTGAATTAGAGAATAAATTTAAAACAACCTCATCTTTATACCATATAGTGGATGACACATTATTTATTCATAAAGGAAAACATGTGTTAGATGAATTGATTTTAATTCCATCAAACTATGTTGTGATAGTTGAGCCGGGAGCAGAAATTGATATGGTAAATTCTGCGGGCATCATTATAAATAATTCTGTATCCATTGGTTCATCAAAAGGTGAAGAGGTTACAATTTATTCATCAGATTCAAGTTCACAAGGCATCGTTATATTGCAAGCAGCTGATGTAAAAATTGAGAATACACAATTTAATTATCTGGGTAATCTGAATTATAAAGGTTGGATACTCACCGGTGCAATCAGTATCTATGAAGGGCATACTACAATGAGCAAAGTTGAGATTTCACACAATCAATGTGAAGATGCGCTGAATATTATTCGTGGAGATTTTGTTATTGATGAGCTTGATATTCATCACACACAAGCAGATGGCTTTGACGCAGATTTTTGTACAGGTTCTTTAACTAATTCAACGTTTGCCAAAACGGGGAATGATTGCATTGATTTTTCAGGATCAGAAATTCGTATTACAGATATTACAATCAACCATGCAGGTGATAAAGGCATCAGTTGTGGAGAATTATCCAGCTTGATTTTAGAAAACATCAGCATTGATGGTGCCCTCACGGCGGTGGCATCAAAAGATGGTTCAACCCTTAGCGGGAATAATATCACCGCAAAAAATTGTAAAACTGGATTGGCGCTTTACAGAAAAAAACCGGAATATCCGGCAGCTTGGATGAAACTCACAACATGCCAATATGAAAATATCACAACCAAAGCACTCATTGAACGCGGCGGATTACTTGAATACAACGGGGCACACTATTTTGGATACAACATCTTTGATATAGATGCAATGTACGCGCAATGGGAAAAGTGA
- a CDS encoding uroporphyrinogen-III synthase yields the protein MSVKTILVSQPKPETEKSPYFDLAEKYNLKIDFRPFIQVEGVSARDFREQKVDIGKFTGVIFTSKTGVDHFFRIAEEVRYKVPETLKYFCLSEAIAFYLQKYVVYRKRKIFYGKSTIGELAEIVKKHKGETFLLPCSDILRQDIPTTLTGAGISFTKVILYRTVAADLSDLSDVKYDMLVFFSPSGIESLFKNFPKFKQNTTRIAAFGPTTANAVIKHNLRLDVHAPQPAAPSMTMAIEQFIKAEGKNN from the coding sequence ATGAGTGTTAAGACTATTCTGGTTTCTCAGCCCAAACCCGAAACTGAAAAATCTCCCTATTTTGATTTAGCTGAAAAATATAATCTGAAAATTGATTTCAGACCATTTATACAAGTTGAAGGCGTATCTGCCCGAGATTTTAGAGAACAAAAAGTAGATATTGGAAAGTTCACTGGTGTTATTTTCACAAGCAAAACCGGTGTTGATCACTTTTTTCGTATTGCTGAAGAGGTGCGCTACAAGGTTCCTGAAACACTCAAATATTTTTGCCTTTCTGAGGCAATTGCTTTTTACTTGCAGAAATATGTGGTTTATCGCAAACGTAAAATTTTCTATGGTAAATCTACCATTGGTGAATTAGCAGAAATTGTGAAAAAACACAAAGGAGAAACTTTTCTTTTGCCTTGTTCTGATATTCTCAGACAAGATATTCCAACCACTCTTACCGGTGCAGGCATCAGCTTTACCAAAGTAATTTTATACAGAACAGTAGCAGCTGATTTGTCTGATCTATCTGATGTAAAATATGATATGTTGGTTTTTTTCAGCCCATCAGGAATAGAATCCTTGTTCAAGAATTTTCCAAAGTTCAAACAAAATACTACTCGCATAGCAGCCTTTGGTCCAACTACTGCCAACGCGGTGATAAAACATAACCTGCGTTTGGATGTGCATGCCCCTCAACCGGCTGCACCAAGTATGACTATGGCTATTGAACAATTTATCAAAGCTGAAGGAAAAAATAATTGA
- a CDS encoding DUF4271 domain-containing protein, protein MDFIEYLQGTSVIGQQNPLKESFNWVFWSMIFFNLVAFAYVKMRHPGYIPVLFRTGFYNRQLYQNMSEDLKLSSFASYLLMLAYQFTLALMLYVFIKIQNPTFVFILLGALILMNTIKFLFMRFVAVISQVQQGVSEHRLNHFVYGQIATFMLTPIMASVEFLQADVQFITYQILAIVVILLILTREFQSFVRAAKQRVPIFYIILYLCTLELIPLIVLIRVLVR, encoded by the coding sequence ATGGATTTCATAGAATATCTGCAAGGCACCTCTGTTATTGGGCAACAAAATCCCTTGAAAGAAAGTTTCAACTGGGTTTTTTGGTCTATGATTTTTTTTAATCTAGTTGCCTTTGCTTATGTGAAAATGCGTCATCCGGGCTATATTCCGGTGTTGTTCAGAACCGGTTTTTATAACCGTCAATTGTATCAAAACATGTCTGAAGATTTGAAATTATCTTCTTTTGCTTCTTACCTACTGATGTTAGCCTATCAATTTACGTTGGCATTAATGCTTTATGTGTTTATAAAAATTCAGAATCCAACTTTTGTATTCATATTGCTGGGCGCCTTGATTTTGATGAATACGATTAAGTTTTTATTCATGCGCTTTGTGGCTGTAATCTCTCAGGTACAACAAGGTGTTTCAGAACATCGCTTAAATCACTTTGTTTACGGGCAAATTGCAACTTTTATGCTGACACCGATAATGGCTTCAGTTGAATTTTTGCAAGCAGATGTTCAGTTTATCACTTATCAGATATTGGCTATAGTGGTGATATTATTAATTTTAACACGTGAATTTCAGTCATTTGTGCGTGCCGCCAAACAACGCGTTCCTATATTCTATATTATTTTATATCTTTGCACCCTTGAATTAATACCGTTAATCGTCTTGATTCGGGTATTAGTCAGATAA
- a CDS encoding acyl-CoA dehydrogenase family protein: MASDLYTHPDYYNMDDLLSEEHKLVRDSVRAWVKQNVSPIIEDYYERAEFPKHLIKGLGEIGAFGPYIPEEYGGPGLDQIAYGVIMQELERCDSGLRSTSSVQSSLVMYPIYKYGNEEQRKKYLPKLASGEFLGCFGLTEPDHGSNPGGMITNFKDAGDHVILNGAKMWISNAPLSDVAVVWAKDESGRIHGLIVEKGMEGFSAPEMHGKLSLRASITGELIFDNVKVPKANILPNKSGLGAPLGCLDSARYGIAWGALGAAMDCYDQALRYSKERIQFGEPIAAFQLTQKKLAEMITEITKAQLLTFRLGQLRNEGRATSAQISMAKRNNVEIALRIAREARQILGAMGITNEFSVMRHMANLESVVTYEGTHDIHLLITGMDITGISSFKREI; this comes from the coding sequence ATGGCCAGCGATCTATATACCCACCCTGATTATTATAACATGGATGATTTACTTTCTGAAGAGCACAAATTAGTGCGTGATTCAGTAAGAGCATGGGTAAAACAAAATGTATCTCCAATTATTGAAGATTATTATGAACGTGCTGAATTTCCAAAACATCTCATCAAAGGATTAGGTGAAATTGGTGCATTTGGACCTTATATTCCTGAAGAATATGGCGGACCGGGTTTGGATCAAATTGCGTATGGTGTGATTATGCAAGAGCTTGAGCGTTGTGATTCAGGTTTACGATCTACATCATCAGTACAATCTTCATTGGTTATGTATCCAATTTATAAATACGGGAATGAAGAGCAGCGCAAAAAATATCTTCCAAAATTAGCCAGTGGTGAATTCCTTGGTTGTTTTGGATTGACAGAACCTGATCACGGTTCAAACCCGGGTGGAATGATCACCAATTTTAAAGATGCCGGTGATCATGTGATTTTAAATGGTGCAAAAATGTGGATTTCAAATGCGCCTCTTTCTGATGTTGCCGTGGTATGGGCAAAAGACGAATCAGGGCGCATTCACGGTTTGATTGTAGAAAAAGGAATGGAGGGTTTTTCTGCTCCTGAAATGCATGGCAAATTATCATTGCGTGCATCAATCACCGGTGAGTTGATTTTTGACAATGTAAAAGTTCCTAAAGCAAATATTTTACCTAACAAATCAGGCTTGGGTGCTCCGCTTGGTTGTCTTGATTCTGCAAGATACGGAATAGCATGGGGTGCTCTTGGTGCAGCTATGGATTGCTATGATCAAGCATTGCGTTATTCAAAAGAGCGTATTCAATTTGGTGAACCGATTGCTGCTTTTCAGTTAACACAAAAAAAATTGGCTGAAATGATTACTGAAATTACCAAAGCGCAGTTACTTACTTTCCGCCTTGGTCAATTAAGAAATGAGGGGCGTGCAACTTCTGCTCAAATCTCAATGGCAAAACGAAACAATGTTGAAATTGCCTTGCGCATTGCTCGTGAAGCACGTCAAATTTTGGGCGCTATGGGTATCACCAATGAATTTTCAGTTATGCGTCACATGGCTAACCTTGAATCTGTGGTTACTTAT